Proteins from one Streptomyces sp. NBC_00390 genomic window:
- a CDS encoding arginine repressor, which translates to MTEGQDTEHSGPAVPQTRTARHRRIVDILNRQPVRSQSQLAKLLADNGLNVTQATLSRDLDELGAVKIRNTGGELIYAVPSEGGFRTPQAPLGESAKEERMRRLSGELLISAEASANLVVLRTPPGAAQFLASAIDQAELHDILGTIAGDDTLMLISRDPQGGQALADHLLRLAQNDR; encoded by the coding sequence ATGACCGAGGGCCAGGACACCGAGCACAGCGGCCCGGCCGTACCGCAGACGCGCACGGCTCGCCACCGCCGGATCGTGGACATCCTCAACCGGCAGCCGGTGCGCTCCCAGAGCCAGCTGGCGAAGCTCCTCGCGGACAACGGACTGAACGTCACTCAGGCGACGCTCTCCCGCGACCTCGACGAGCTGGGCGCGGTGAAGATCCGCAACACCGGCGGCGAGCTGATCTACGCGGTACCCAGTGAGGGAGGCTTCCGCACCCCGCAGGCCCCGCTCGGTGAGTCGGCCAAGGAGGAGCGCATGAGGCGCCTCTCCGGTGAACTGCTGATCTCCGCGGAGGCCTCGGCCAATCTCGTGGTCCTGCGTACGCCGCCGGGCGCAGCCCAGTTCCTGGCCTCGGCCATCGACCAGGCCGAACTCCACGACATTCTCGGCACGATCGCGGGCGACGACACGCTGATGCTGATCAGCCGTGATCCCCAGGGCGGACAGGCGCTCGCGGACCATCTGCTGCGTCTGGCCCAGAACGACCGCTGA
- a CDS encoding FAD:protein FMN transferase: MGTVFSFDVRVAAESDTSRVQAALAAAVASLHHADETFSTYREDSQLSRLSRGELSLGDCVPEMAEVLQGCEEAEAESEGWFTTRYAGGLDPTGLVKGWAVQRAVRMLASSGADAVCLNGGGDIQLYGGPWRVGVSDPLRPGGLAAVIEAHRSLAVATSGPAERGCHILDPHTGRPPAAGIASMTVVCPGLTRADVRATAAYAMGDRARAWLEELPDTEGFAVSADGCTWQTSGFARHTAKLAA, encoded by the coding sequence ATGGGCACGGTGTTCTCGTTCGACGTCCGCGTCGCCGCCGAGAGCGACACCTCACGGGTGCAGGCCGCACTCGCCGCCGCCGTGGCGAGCCTGCACCACGCCGACGAGACCTTCTCGACGTACCGCGAGGACAGCCAGTTGAGCCGGCTGTCCCGGGGCGAACTCTCACTCGGCGACTGCGTCCCGGAGATGGCCGAGGTGCTCCAGGGATGCGAGGAGGCCGAGGCCGAGAGCGAGGGATGGTTCACCACCCGGTACGCGGGCGGTCTCGACCCGACCGGCCTGGTCAAGGGCTGGGCCGTGCAGCGTGCGGTGCGCATGCTCGCCTCGTCCGGCGCGGATGCCGTCTGCCTGAACGGCGGCGGGGACATCCAGCTGTACGGCGGCCCCTGGCGCGTGGGAGTCTCCGACCCTCTGCGTCCCGGAGGACTGGCAGCGGTGATCGAGGCGCACCGGAGCCTGGCCGTGGCCACATCGGGTCCTGCTGAGCGCGGCTGCCACATCCTCGACCCGCACACCGGGCGGCCACCGGCCGCCGGCATCGCCTCGATGACCGTCGTCTGCCCCGGGCTCACCCGGGCGGACGTACGCGCGACGGCCGCGTATGCGATGGGTGACCGGGCCCGCGCATGGCTGGAGGAGCTGCCCGACACGGAGGGCTTCGCGGTCTCCGCCGACGGCTGCACGTGGCAGACCAGCGGCTTCGCCCGCCATACGGCGAAGCTGGCGGCATGA
- a CDS encoding FMN-binding protein: MKRKHPLRRIMIGIAGTTSAVVLLLALKQPGTSVAGSSSQAGGVPPAASGSAGSGLEAAGGQTVLGDVAETQYGPVQVQLTLSDGRITAATAVKAPGSDANSRKIAAGAVPELNQAVVAAQSAQIDAVSGATYTSQGYIKSLQSAIDKAEAAGAEEDGPGEGAGAGAALPGPDAGAGTGGSGAASGTGDAGAGGASGTGGGGGSEPAAPKTVVGAAASTQYGDVQVRITVSGGRITAADAVKAPDSDANSRKIAARAVPELNQAAVAAQSAQIDAVSGASYTSEGYIKSLQSAIDKAGL, from the coding sequence ATGAAGAGGAAACATCCGCTGCGCCGGATCATGATCGGCATCGCAGGCACCACGTCGGCCGTCGTCCTGCTGCTCGCACTGAAGCAGCCGGGCACCTCGGTGGCCGGCTCGTCGTCGCAGGCCGGCGGCGTGCCGCCGGCCGCTTCGGGGTCCGCGGGGAGCGGGCTGGAGGCGGCCGGCGGTCAGACGGTGCTGGGGGACGTGGCCGAGACCCAGTACGGGCCGGTACAGGTCCAGCTGACCCTGAGCGACGGCAGGATCACCGCGGCCACGGCCGTGAAGGCTCCCGGCTCGGACGCCAACAGCCGGAAGATCGCCGCTGGTGCCGTACCCGAACTCAACCAGGCCGTCGTCGCCGCGCAGAGCGCACAGATCGACGCCGTCTCCGGCGCCACGTACACGAGCCAGGGCTACATCAAGTCCCTGCAGAGCGCCATCGACAAGGCCGAGGCGGCGGGGGCGGAGGAGGACGGCCCCGGTGAGGGAGCCGGCGCGGGGGCCGCATTGCCCGGACCGGACGCAGGGGCCGGCACCGGCGGGTCGGGGGCGGCGTCCGGCACGGGCGACGCCGGGGCCGGAGGTGCCTCGGGCACCGGCGGGGGCGGGGGCTCGGAGCCGGCCGCGCCCAAGACGGTTGTCGGCGCTGCGGCGAGCACCCAGTACGGCGACGTCCAGGTGCGGATCACCGTCAGCGGCGGCAGGATCACCGCGGCCGACGCCGTCAAGGCACCGGACTCGGACGCCAACAGCCGGAAGATCGCCGCCAGGGCCGTGCCCGAGCTCAACCAGGCCGCCGTCGCCGCGCAGAGTGCGCAGATCGACGCCGTCTCCGGCGCCAGCTACACGAGCGAGGGCTACATCAAGTCCCTGCAGAGCGCCATCGACAAGGCAGGTCTGTGA
- a CDS encoding ferredoxin reductase family protein has translation MIQSGRAARRQTMRAIRPRRNPAVMLLGLAWAGAAAVLWLWWQNTAVVGMNTAEWLIGAGRITGLLGGYMIALVVLQMARVPALERRVGSDRATRWHAMSGRYAISLVVAHVVLTVWGYAVQARTGVVEQTVTVVLDFPEMIKAAIGTTLLLVVGFVSAGAIRRRMHYETWYYLHLLTYAAVYLTFWHQLATGTEFVANPTARTVWYVLYAAVGALLVWYRVLAPVRLNLWHRMRVESVVDEAPGVVSVLISGRRLHRLGAQAGQFFRWRFLTKGLRWSANPYSLSAPPRPDLLRITVKAVGKHSTALSELQPGTRVWAEGPYGAMTAGRRSRNKVLLIAGGAGITPLRALFETLPGGPGDLTLLYRAGKTQDLALWSELREIADARSARLMYAVNGPDGARPEITTERLTQVLPDIDEHDVYLCGPPGLAEESYNALRAAGVPSRRIHHESFEM, from the coding sequence ATGATTCAGAGCGGTCGGGCCGCCAGGCGCCAGACCATGCGCGCGATCCGGCCCAGGCGCAACCCGGCAGTGATGCTGCTGGGCCTTGCCTGGGCGGGCGCGGCGGCAGTGCTGTGGCTGTGGTGGCAGAACACGGCCGTGGTCGGGATGAACACCGCCGAGTGGCTGATCGGGGCGGGCCGGATCACCGGCCTGCTCGGCGGGTACATGATCGCGCTCGTGGTGCTGCAGATGGCGCGTGTGCCGGCACTGGAACGGCGCGTGGGTTCCGACCGGGCGACCCGCTGGCACGCGATGAGCGGCCGGTATGCGATCAGCCTCGTCGTCGCGCATGTCGTCCTGACCGTCTGGGGCTACGCCGTTCAGGCCCGTACCGGTGTCGTCGAGCAGACGGTCACCGTGGTCCTCGACTTCCCCGAAATGATCAAGGCGGCGATCGGCACCACACTGCTGCTGGTGGTCGGCTTCGTCTCGGCCGGCGCGATACGCCGCCGGATGCACTACGAGACCTGGTACTACCTCCATCTGCTCACCTACGCCGCGGTGTACCTGACCTTCTGGCACCAGCTGGCCACCGGCACCGAGTTCGTGGCGAACCCGACCGCACGAACGGTCTGGTACGTCCTGTACGCGGCAGTCGGTGCGCTGCTCGTCTGGTACCGGGTCCTGGCGCCCGTGCGGCTGAACCTCTGGCACCGGATGCGGGTCGAGTCCGTGGTGGACGAGGCGCCTGGCGTGGTCTCCGTGCTGATCAGCGGGCGGCGGCTGCACCGGCTCGGTGCTCAGGCGGGCCAGTTCTTCCGCTGGCGGTTCCTCACCAAGGGCCTGCGCTGGAGCGCCAATCCGTACTCCCTGTCCGCCCCTCCCCGCCCTGATCTGCTGCGTATCACCGTCAAGGCCGTCGGCAAGCACAGCACGGCCCTGTCCGAGCTTCAGCCCGGGACGCGCGTCTGGGCGGAGGGTCCGTACGGCGCGATGACCGCAGGACGGCGGAGCCGGAACAAGGTGCTGCTGATCGCCGGCGGAGCCGGTATCACGCCGCTGCGGGCGCTGTTCGAGACGCTGCCCGGCGGTCCCGGGGATCTGACCCTGCTCTACCGGGCCGGCAAGACCCAGGACCTGGCGCTGTGGAGCGAACTGCGGGAGATCGCGGACGCCCGCAGCGCGCGGCTGATGTACGCCGTGAACGGGCCGGACGGGGCGCGGCCCGAGATCACGACCGAGCGCCTCACACAGGTGCTGCCCGACATCGATGAGCACGACGTCTACCTCTGCGGGCCGCCCGGTCTGGCCGAGGAGTCGTACAACGCACTGCGCGCGGCGGGCGTGCCCTCCCGCCGAATCCACCACGAGTCGTTCGAGATGTGA
- a CDS encoding L,D-transpeptidase family protein has protein sequence MRPRPALGIVLLFLLASGSVAAAPDPVPTPLPARMADTGGGSQLITAEAPGPGSTTGKVTWWDRRPDGQWVAAGSTDARFGANGLVEGDSRKQGTSTTPTGLFGMPYAFGIKPAPVGTDYRYRKVTERSWWCQDNAARTYNRWVEGLPRDCRGTESEHLVSYTTQYAHALVIGFNYDRPVRGRGAGIFLHVNGRGATAGCVSVPESAMVKILAWADRFRHPHIAIGTASGPTAITRY, from the coding sequence ATGCGCCCTCGTCCTGCACTTGGCATCGTGCTGCTGTTCCTGCTCGCCTCGGGTTCCGTCGCGGCCGCGCCCGACCCCGTTCCTACGCCCCTGCCCGCCCGTATGGCGGACACCGGCGGCGGCAGCCAGCTGATCACCGCCGAGGCCCCGGGCCCCGGGTCCACGACCGGGAAGGTCACCTGGTGGGACCGCCGTCCGGACGGGCAGTGGGTGGCCGCGGGTTCGACGGACGCCCGTTTCGGTGCGAACGGCCTGGTCGAGGGCGACAGCCGCAAGCAGGGCACCTCCACCACACCGACCGGGCTGTTCGGCATGCCGTACGCGTTCGGGATCAAACCGGCGCCCGTCGGCACCGACTACCGGTACCGCAAGGTGACCGAGCGCTCCTGGTGGTGCCAGGACAACGCGGCCCGTACGTACAACCGCTGGGTGGAAGGCCTGCCCAGGGACTGCCGGGGCACCGAGTCGGAGCATCTGGTCTCGTACACCACGCAGTACGCCCACGCCCTCGTCATCGGTTTCAACTACGACCGTCCGGTGCGCGGCCGGGGTGCCGGCATCTTCCTGCACGTCAACGGGCGTGGCGCGACGGCCGGTTGCGTGTCCGTCCCGGAGTCGGCCATGGTGAAGATCCTGGCCTGGGCCGACAGGTTCCGCCATCCGCACATCGCGATCGGAACGGCCTCCGGGCCCACGGCCATCACCCGCTACTGA